CGTCGGAGAGGTCGTAACGGTCCGTGACGTAGCGCCCGAGGTATTCCTCATATCGCGCATGTGCCTGACGAAACGCGGCGTCGGCCCCGAAGAGGTCGTCGTGGACGATCTCCTCAAGCGTTTCATGGGGCATAACTAACCCCGACAGGTCGATCCACGGGCCGCGGCCCGGCCCCTCGGAGTCGTCGATGGTGCCGCCGCAGACGAGGTAATCGCCTACGAAGATGTCGAGCGCCTCGCGATAGTAGGTGATGCCTTTCTGCAACGAGTGGCGATGGATGGAGCAGTTGCCGAAGGTGTAGTATTTGGCGTCGGGCTTCTCCTCTTTCAGTCGCGAGAGGAGGTTGACGGCCGCCAGGATGCGGTCGATGAGGTCGGGATTGAGGAAGTCGTAACGGATCAGGTCGCGCGGACTGTCGGCGGTGCGATGGTCGCGGTTGGGCCACTTTGTGGCGTCGCGGAGGGTGCCCGTGCGGAAGAGGTTGACGGCCGGGATGAGCATCGACTGCCCGTCCTCGTCCATGAGGTAGGAGAATGGAAGCGCGTGCGTATCCGGGTGGTTGCGGTGCTCGCCGGTGATCATCGAATAGGCACCGAAGTGAGCTGGCGCCTGTACGTAGGAGTTGCTACCGAATTTCGTTCCGCGCTCGGCCACAGACTGGTGGACAGCGCCGAGCTTGTAGGCATGGTTGCTCATGTTTGACCCGCTGCCCATGTTGGCGAACGAGAGGCTGCAGGCGATCGAGAGGCTCGATTTGTGGTGCGAAACGGTGTGCGGGGCAGCGAAGACTGAGACGGCCTCGCCCTTGGCGAACATCCCATTGGCAAACAGTAGGCAGTCGATGGCCGTGAAGCCCTGCTCTACTAAGCAGGCCTCGCCCACGAAGCAGCGTTCGATGAACGCGCCGTCCACGACGCGTGCACCGGGGGCCAGAATAAAGTCGCGAGCCATGACGCCGACGCCTACCTCTGTCGGTGCCTCGGGCTGGCTCAGTATGGTACCGTTCTGCAACAGTGTTGCGCCGCAGACCGTGGCCCTGTCGCCGATACGCACATCCACGATACGTCCGCATCCCTCCACTGTAGCCCCCTCGCCCACATATCCGCGTGGCGCCGCCGCGATGGTGGCGGCATAGGCGTCGATGCGATCGAACGTGCGGCGGAGTGTCTCCGTGCGGTGTCGATGGAAGACCATGAGGTGGGCCGTCTGGGCCGTAAGTCCGTCGAAGAGGGGGACAGCACGGCCACCGTTCTCATTGACCGCAGCCACGCGCACCCCGTTACCGGCCGTCGTGCCCGCGCGATAGGTCATCGTGCCGATGTCAGTGAGTCGGGCGCCACGGCCTATCTCATAGCCGGCCAGGGCGGAGCGTACGCCGTTAATGCGTACGCCGTCGCCCACCATGCAGTCGCAGATCGTCGCGTCCCGGAGGTCGACAGCGCTACCCAGGCTGATCTGCCCCGAGAAGCGTACGTGGCGCAACCGTGTGGGGTCGAACCCCACATCGGCTACCTCCACGCGCTGCCAATCCTCGGCCTCGCAGCCACTGGCCACGAGCGCGTCGATCTCGCATTGCGTCAGTTTTCTGTACGGCATGGGCCGGAGGCTTTACTTCTTCTTTCCGCCCAGCATGCCAGCCAGGTCGTCCATGATGTTGCCGTCCTTGTTCTTGTCGATCATGCCGGTGATCTTGTCGACAACACCTTGGCCCTTGCCGCCAAGGTTGCTCACGACGCCGCTAACCAGTCCGCTGAGGCCCTCGCCGCTGCCGGCATGTTTAGACACTACGTCGAGGATCATCGGCAGTGCAGCCTGGAGCGCGCCCGAGGCCTGCGACTCGTTCAATCCCGTCTTCTCTACAATCGTTTTGATGATCGACTGCGTGGCCGATCCGCTGAATAAATCATTCAAGTTCATTGTCGTATAGGTTTTTGTGAGTGAATAAAAAAATGTCGGCCAAAAGTACGGGTGACTTTCTGAATGCGTCGTCGCTGCCGCGATTGTTAACCATTCTCCATGACATTTAGGCAGCTCCGGAGAGCTCCCGCCTGACCTATAGACATAGGTGAGGCGAGAGAGAAACTTAACGGTGGAGAAAGTGAGGTGCGACCTAAATCGTGTCGCTTCTTGGGCGTAGCTTTGGGTGCATAAACAGTAAGAAGAGAATAGGTATGGGAACTCAAAGCAACTGGGTTGAAGCTGCCGCGCGAGTGGCTCGACGACTGCATGATGGGCAGAAAGACAAGGCTGGGATGGACTATTTTGAGGGTCATCTGCGTTTTGTGGCCTCATTAGGGCGTACCTGGCAAGAGCAGGTGGTCGGCTATCTCCACGATGCAAGCGAGGATACCCCGCACACCGTGGAGCAAGTCTTGAAATTGTTGGAAGAAGAAGCTCAAACAGCGATGGAGCCAAACGATAGGGCAGAGATCGCGCAAGCACTGAAGCTGCTCAATCATCATACGGCCAGTGACCGCCAGACCTATATCCATCACATCGGCGAGCATGCACTGGCGCGCGCCGTCAAGCTGAATGACCTAACGCACAATATGGATATGAAGCGTCTACCGTCCCCCACGGAAAAGGATTACCAGCGTTTAGCTCGGTATCGGCAGGAGTACGAATATCTCGCTCAGCAATAAACCGCCCCCTCCACTTCGCATGGCTTAGTGTTCTTCGAAGAAGCTGTTTGGGATTTATTTCGGGGGGGGATAACGTTCCGAGGTGGTCGTAATACGTTAGGGAGGTGGTTGTGATACGTCCGGAACGTGGTTGTGATACGTTCGGAACGTGGTTATGATACGTTCGGAACGTGGTTACGATACGTCCGGAACGTGGTTGCGATACGTTCGGAACGTGGTTGTGATACGTTCAGAACGTGGTTACGATACGTCCGGAACGTGGTTGCGATACGTTCGGAACGTGGTTGTGATACGTTCAGAACGTGGTTACGATACGTCCGGAACGTGGTTGCGATACGTTCGGAACGTGGTTGCGATACGTTCGGAACGTGGTTAAATACCCCTCGGAACGTGGTTAAATACCCTTCAGGACGTGATTCCTGCCCTTTTGTTCTATCATCAATCCTCACACGGCTTTCACGCCATCTGTTTCAACAGCGAGACGGCACAAATACCGGAGAATATCATAGAAAGGCTCGTCTCCGCTTCCGTCACATCATCCTACTCTACGATACGGATGAAACGGGCAAACGAGAATCGGAGCGACAGGTGGAACAGCTTGCGGGGTATCATGTGCTTAATCTGACGCTTCCTCTTCAAGGCAGCAAAGGCGAAAAAGACATCTCCGACTACTTCCAATTAGGGTATGGAAAAAAGGATTTGAAGGCACTGTTGTCCGACATGTTTTCCAATCTGTACGTGCAAACCATGATGATGCTGCGCTCGTGCGAGATCGATTATGACAATCCGCCCGATGCATCCAGGTCGGTGGTGGCTGTGAACGGCGTGCCGCTCGGTACACAGGATAATCTGTTTTGCATCACGGGTGGAGAGGGTACAGGGAAAAGCAACTACATCACCGCCATCTTGGCCGGCACTCTGGGAGAAACTATGCTACCCGCCGAACGGACGCTGGGCTTGGAAGTCACAGCCAATCCCAAGCGGCTGGTCGTCCTGCATTACGACACGGAGCAGTCCGAGGCGCAGCTCCACAAAAACTTGGGCAAGACGTTGCGACGTGCCTCGCTCGCGGCCGTGCCCGACTTTTACCATTCGCTCTATTTGGCCTCCCTCTCCCGCAAAGACCGTTTGAAGCTGATTCGCGAAAGCATGGACCTGTTCCATCACCGGCACGGCGGTATCCATCTTGTGGTCATCGACGGCATCGCCGACCTGATCCGATCGGCCAACGACGAGACGGAGTGCATTGCCATCGTGGACGAATTCTATCAGCTGGCCGGCATCTACAACACGTGTATTATCTGTGTGCTTCACTTCGTGCCCAACGGGATCAAGCTGCGCGGGCATATCGGTTTGGAGCTGCAACGCAAAGCCGCCGGCATCCTGTCTATCGAGAAGGATGACGATCCCGAATACTCGGTCGTGAAGGCGCTGAAGGTGCGCGACGGTAGTCCGCTCGACGTCCCGATCATGCTTTTCGGATGGGATAAGCAGCAAGACATGCATGTCTACCGCGGTGAGAAATCGAAAGAGGACAAGGAGCGACGAAAGGCTGACGAATTGATCGCCGTGGTCAAAGAAATCTTCTTGCATACCTCCAAACTGTCCTACAAAAGCCTGAGCGAACTACTCATTCAGGAGATGGAGATCAAGGATCGCACAGCCAAGCGATACATCGCTTACATGAGGGAGCAGGGCATCCTGTCGCAGGACACCGCGGGTAACTATCAAAAGGGAGAGCGATGTCGTACGTAGAAGAGCCTTTTGACAAGTGGCAAAAGCAGCTGCTTGACAGTCTGGCGCGGATGGAGGGGAAGCTCGACCGCCTGTTGGTATTGCGCGAACAGACGATTGATACGACAGTCCACCCACCGCTGAAGCCCGAATACCTGGACATCATCGACATCTCCAAACTCCTGAAAGTGGAGTAGAAGACGGTCTACAATTGGGTGTCGTCAGGGAAGATTCCCTATCTCAAGGCCAACGGTCGGCTGCTGTTTCGGCGGGAGGAGATTGATGAGATGTTGCGCAAACAAACAGCAGAATGACAGCCCCAGCGCAGCTCAAGATTTCGGCAATCATGTTACGACGCTGCCGAAATCTTAGTTTTCTCATTCTGCCGATATCGGATCAAGGGCTAACACACCTCTGTTCAGAACTAGTTCTTTACGACGAAAAGAAAAGGACTTATTTTTGCAACGAAAATGAATGCGCCGCACACGAAAAATGTGCGCTTCAATGATAACAGTACCTGCTTGGCATCCCGTAAGATCTGCCAGCGGGTCATTTTTTTCTAATAGTATGGCAAACAAAGCGTCACGCTCCATTCGAGATCAGATCGAACTATTGAAACAAAGGGGAATGATCATTCATGATCAGAAAGCAGCTGCACTTCATCTGAGCTGCATCAGTTATTACCGTCTGAAGGGTTATTGGTGGGAAATGCAGTGTGACAAGGACCGTCATCTCTTCGCCGAGGGAGCGTGTTTCGAAGCGGTCATTGCTCATTACCTTTTTGACAAGGAGTTGCGATTGATCTTGTTCGACGCCATCGAATCAATTGAAATCGCATTGCGAGCAAAGATGATTTATCATCTCTCCCAATCTTATGGTGGTTTATTTTATGCGGACAGTTCGCTTTTTGTAGACGAATCGCTTTACAGGCAACATCTACGTGATCTCAAGGAGGAGTTTATGCGCAGCGGTGAAGTCTTCGCCAAGGAATACAAGCGGAAATATGGCATATGGGAGCGTGGGTGCTGCGTTGCTTTGGCCGAACAGCCCGACGCGTGGATCGTTTTTGAAGTGGCTACGTTCGGGACGCTTTCCAAGATGTACAAGAATCTTAGACATCAGTTGTCAGAGAAGTCACGCATAGCGAATGATTTCGGCCTCAATCGGCATAACGAATTGTCAAGTTGGTTGGAAGCAATTTCTTACCTCCGGAATATCGTAGCACATCACTCCCGAGTGTGGAGCCGCAATATGGTCAAACGTCCGATGGAGATCAAAAAACCGAAAGGAACATGGCTGAGTCGCCCCTTGCCGGAAGCGGGGAAGAAGAAGCCCTATTTCATCATTACCGCCATGCTCTATCTGTGTAATGCGATTCACACCGGAGGGACTTATAAACAGAAAATACTTGCTCTGATAAAGAAAAATCCGGAGATCCCGATCTTCAGACTCGGCTTTCTTGATCATTGGGAAGACGAACCGATTTGGTGCGAGTGATCTAAAAGCCGTGAGAGAGGGCTTACACCCCTCTCTCATGTAGTTCACCTCCACTTCACCTTCCCGATCACCACACGACTCGCCGCGTCGTGCTCCACCCTATCCGCTTGAGGTAGACGGGCACCGTTTCCTTTTTCAACCACGTTCTTGTCCGCTGCCTGCTCCTCTTTTTCCGGCGGCGTCGGTGGTGCAAGTGAGAGTGCAATCTTCCGATCCAGCTCCGCCGCGTTCCTCTTCAGCGCGCGTAGCTCGTCCTCTTTCCGCCAGACGCCTGAGGCGGCTGCCTCAAAGGCTGGGATCTGCTCCTTCACCTTGGCCAACTCCTTCTCGTGCGTCTCGATGACTTTCGGGATCCGCTCTAGTGCGTTCAGGAAGTTTTGGCAAGCGAGCTTCGGATCAGCGGCCAGACGACCATTGTTATAGGTATAGTAAATGCCGCTGCAGCCTTGCACGAAAAAGCGGTTGACGGAGCAATCGAAAAGATCCTTCGCCGTGCTTTCCGTCTTCACCATGACCGGGAAACCATAGATCTCACCGATCTTGTTGTACTCGCCTTCGGTGCGCGCCTTCTCCGCAATCTCCTGCAAGCGCGCAGCCACAGCCTTAACGTCCGCACCATCCGGCACACCTTTTACCGACAGCTTATTGACCGGCACACCGTCGGCGTTACGCTTTACTTGGCTCTCAAAATGTGCTCGATCCGCCTGGGCTTCCCGGATCTTGTCTGAATGGAAAACGACAGAGCCCTTGATCTCCTCGAGCTTGGCTGCGGCCGTGTCGCGCTCTTTAAGGAAGCCCTTTCGCTCCGATTCCAAAGTGACGATCTTCTTCTCCAGCTTCGCTTTCTCGAGTAGATCAGTGTTGCCCGACAGCACGGCCACATACTCCGAGAAGTTCATGCCGCTGTCCTCGTCCATCGAACCTTCGTCGATGGAGCGACTGCCGAGCGTGTTCGTCTTGAGTTGATTGATGAAGAGCTGTTTGTTGTGAAGCAAGTTGAACTTGTAACTGTCGAGCGAGCGCTCCACGGCATAGATGATCACGTCCACCTTGTTGTCGGCAAACTGTTTGGCTACCTCGTTGCCTTTACGGACGGCACGCCCGTTGCGCTGCTCGAGATCGGAAGGCCTATCGGGTAGGTCAAGGGCATTACTACCCTCTTCCCCCCTAAGAACCGTACATGAGAGTTTCCCCTCATACGGCTCAAGCTTTTCTAAATCCCTATTCTTATATAGAGACCGGCTCATATTACTTGTTGTTGTCATTGGATTTGTGGGATAATTTGAAACATTCATCATGAACCAATAGATTGCACTTTCGCCCATTTTGGACGGTAGGCATCACATTCCATGCCTTGTGCGTGTCTATCGGCTCACCGCATATTGGACATTTTCTTCCTTGCTTTTCCCATAGGCGAAGCAAAGACTTACGTCCTTTCAGTGGAACAAGCATTTTCGACTTCATTCTTTGGTTGAAGTATAAACGACAGTCCACGTCAAACGGATTCATATCCCCTTTCATCTGCGTATATTGCAGAAAAGGGAATGAGGAAGCCAAAGTCAACAATGTGAGTTGGTCTTCCTTTCCATTTGACTTCTTGAACTTGGCAGCAAAAGTCCAGCTGTTACCTCGGATATTATGCCAATAGCGGTCTTTAATCCATCGCTTCCCTTTCTTGGAGTGGCGACGTTTAGCCCATTGCCATAGGGAGAGGAATATCTGATGGTCAACTCTGTGAAAGGAATCACGCGTTGCGCCATGCTGATAGTAAGCTCCCCATCCTCGGATTTTAGCATTCAACATTCTGATTAAGGACTCCTGCCTGCACCCCTTGTTGCCTTTTATTACCTTACGGATATTCTCCATAAAGCGTTTTTCGGCTTTCTTGGTAGGCTTGGTCAATATTTCATTGCTGTATTTGCGGATATTGAAACCGAGAAAATCGAAACCGTCACAAATATTGGTTATCACCGTCTTTTCTTCTGATAAGGTCAGACCTCTTTCAGACATAAAGTCGGCTACCAATGGCTTTATTTCCTTTTCAAGTGTTTCACGGTTCTCGCAGGTAATTATAAAGTCATCAGCGTAGCGGACAAGATTCACCATTGGCGAATATAACTTGCCTTTGATTCTAACTCGTTTATATTTCTCTGCAAGGACTTTCTGCAATCCGTCCAATGTCATATTGGCAAGCGTGGGAGAGATAATGCCACCTTGTGGTGTTCCCTCCTCTGTCGGGAACATCTGTTTGTTGAAGATATAGCCGCATTTCAGCCACTTACGGAGCATTGCCTTATCCATAGGGATGTTGGCAAGCAGCCATTCATGGCTGATATGGTCGAAGCACCCCTTTATGTCACCCTCCAGAATCCATTCGGGAGAATAGCCTTTCCGGAGAATGTTATGACATTGCTGAACAGCATCCATACAGCGGCGTTCCTTGCGGAAACCGTATGAACGTGTGTCGGCTGTTGTTTCCGACACTGGTTCCAATGCCATGAGGTAGAGTGCTTGCATGGCTCTGTCTTTCATTGTCGGTATTCCCAACGGTCGCAGTTTGCCATTACTCTTTTTGATGTGGACTCTTCTCAATGGCTTCGGCTGATAGCCTCTGCGTTTGAGTTCGCTTATCGCTTGTGTTTTTGCTTCGGGTTTCTCCCATGTTTCCATGTCCACCCCGGGGGTGTTGCCACCTCCGTTGGAAGTAACTCTCTTTACGGCTAAGGCTTTTGCGTAAAAAGAGTGGGTCAGCGTCCACTGCAAGGCTTTCACCTTGCCCGTTCTGCCTTCCTTCTGAGCCTTTACAATACGCGCTTGTAGCTTTCTGACAGCCAACTCCGCTTCAGTCCAGTCTATTCTGTCCCAAAGTGTTTGCTGATTGTCAGCAGGCGCACACGATGTCTTGTTGTCGTTCATTTGCTTTCCTCCTTTTAAAAGTTCTAAAAGTTAATTGTAAAGAATCACCATTTGATGACATTCGGTTTGTTTGTCTACCGAGTGTCATCACAGAAGTTTGCCCACTTTCGTGTCGGATGATGTTACCCAAATCAACCCGTGATGTCGGCTCAATCCGTATCCGCTCCATTACAGAACGGCATTCGCTTTTTCTGCTGTCTTATACCTGCACACCGTTCGGCTTCCATTGCTGTCAGCTCACCCGTCATTTTGACATGACGGGTGATATACAGGCTTACCATGTTCCACATAGATAACTAACGGATAGGTTAGGTTCTGTCTCATCCTCCGTCGGTGCTTATATCCGTGTAATCCTACCTTGGAGAGGATTAACCGACCGCTTCCCTTTTGGGGATAGTGTACCAGTATCTTACACTCTTTCGTGACGTTACGAAGTTTACTGACAGTTCGCTTACGCTAACCATACTATCCAGTCTCGCCACTCTACGGTATGATACTAACCGTGCTTGACTTTCCCTCACGGTTCTGTCTTGTCTTACGAAAGTGTACTTTGTCCCGACCGCTTAATACAACGTTAAGGTGCATTGGTCGGTAGGCTACCGCTGACGGAACAGCGGGTTAAAGCTGATACCCATAAGTATCATTTCAACAATTATCTATGCGACTTCATGTCGCACCCAAGCTATATCGAGGTGATGGACTGCCACCGCACGTTGCTGGGCGTTCACG
The sequence above is drawn from the Tannerella serpentiformis genome and encodes:
- a CDS encoding phosphohydrolase — encoded protein: MGTQSNWVEAAARVARRLHDGQKDKAGMDYFEGHLRFVASLGRTWQEQVVGYLHDASEDTPHTVEQVLKLLEEEAQTAMEPNDRAEIAQALKLLNHHTASDRQTYIHHIGEHALARAVKLNDLTHNMDMKRLPSPTEKDYQRLARYRQEYEYLAQQ
- a CDS encoding DUF937 domain-containing protein, with amino-acid sequence MNLNDLFSGSATQSIIKTIVEKTGLNESQASGALQAALPMILDVVSKHAGSGEGLSGLVSGVVSNLGGKGQGVVDKITGMIDKNKDGNIMDDLAGMLGGKKK
- a CDS encoding Abi family protein, with protein sequence MANKASRSIRDQIELLKQRGMIIHDQKAAALHLSCISYYRLKGYWWEMQCDKDRHLFAEGACFEAVIAHYLFDKELRLILFDAIESIEIALRAKMIYHLSQSYGGLFYADSSLFVDESLYRQHLRDLKEEFMRSGEVFAKEYKRKYGIWERGCCVALAEQPDAWIVFEVATFGTLSKMYKNLRHQLSEKSRIANDFGLNRHNELSSWLEAISYLRNIVAHHSRVWSRNMVKRPMEIKKPKGTWLSRPLPEAGKKKPYFIITAMLYLCNAIHTGGTYKQKILALIKKNPEIPIFRLGFLDHWEDEPIWCE
- a CDS encoding DUF4954 family protein, producing MPYRKLTQCEIDALVASGCEAEDWQRVEVADVGFDPTRLRHVRFSGQISLGSAVDLRDATICDCMVGDGVRINGVRSALAGYEIGRGARLTDIGTMTYRAGTTAGNGVRVAAVNENGGRAVPLFDGLTAQTAHLMVFHRHRTETLRRTFDRIDAYAATIAAAPRGYVGEGATVEGCGRIVDVRIGDRATVCGATLLQNGTILSQPEAPTEVGVGVMARDFILAPGARVVDGAFIERCFVGEACLVEQGFTAIDCLLFANGMFAKGEAVSVFAAPHTVSHHKSSLSIACSLSFANMGSGSNMSNHAYKLGAVHQSVAERGTKFGSNSYVQAPAHFGAYSMITGEHRNHPDTHALPFSYLMDEDGQSMLIPAVNLFRTGTLRDATKWPNRDHRTADSPRDLIRYDFLNPDLIDRILAAVNLLSRLKEEKPDAKYYTFGNCSIHRHSLQKGITYYREALDIFVGDYLVCGGTIDDSEGPGRGPWIDLSGLVMPHETLEEIVHDDLFGADAAFRQAHARYEEYLGRYVTDRYDLSDADKRREHLKRYVSTLDTVRHRLSKEAALEYFGVSQISYGADCPESDRQTDFLQVRGEIATDPFLAPLLSEMEHKAEQARAML
- the ltrA gene encoding group II intron reverse transcriptase/maturase: MNDNKTSCAPADNQQTLWDRIDWTEAELAVRKLQARIVKAQKEGRTGKVKALQWTLTHSFYAKALAVKRVTSNGGGNTPGVDMETWEKPEAKTQAISELKRRGYQPKPLRRVHIKKSNGKLRPLGIPTMKDRAMQALYLMALEPVSETTADTRSYGFRKERRCMDAVQQCHNILRKGYSPEWILEGDIKGCFDHISHEWLLANIPMDKAMLRKWLKCGYIFNKQMFPTEEGTPQGGIISPTLANMTLDGLQKVLAEKYKRVRIKGKLYSPMVNLVRYADDFIITCENRETLEKEIKPLVADFMSERGLTLSEEKTVITNICDGFDFLGFNIRKYSNEILTKPTKKAEKRFMENIRKVIKGNKGCRQESLIRMLNAKIRGWGAYYQHGATRDSFHRVDHQIFLSLWQWAKRRHSKKGKRWIKDRYWHNIRGNSWTFAAKFKKSNGKEDQLTLLTLASSFPFLQYTQMKGDMNPFDVDCRLYFNQRMKSKMLVPLKGRKSLLRLWEKQGRKCPICGEPIDTHKAWNVMPTVQNGRKCNLLVHDECFKLSHKSNDNNK